A stretch of DNA from Phenylobacterium koreense:
AGGTTCGGCGGGCGGAATATGGCTTGCGGATCGACGTCACCCGCTTCGAGGTGGTCTACGACCAGGGCGAAAAGGCCGCCCCGAACATCGTCGTGGCCCTACGGCTCAGCCTCGTGAACATGGCCGACCGCACGCTCGCCGGCTCGAAGCTGGTCGAGACGACGGCCCGGGCCGACGACAACCGCGTCTCGGCCATCGTCCGCGCCTTCGACGAGGCGGTGGCCCAGGTGACGGGCCAGACGGTCGCCTGGACGAACGGCCGCGGAGCTTAGGCCTCCAGGCCGGCGATGCGCTTGGCGGCGGTGACGGTGTTCTGCAGCAGGCAGGCCACCGTCATCAGCCCCACCCCGCCCGGCACCGGCGTGATGTGGCCGGCGACGGCCAGTGCCTGCTTGTAGGCGACGTCGCCCACCAGCTTGGTCTTGCCCTGCGCGGCCTTGACCGGATCGCTGAACGGGACGCGGTTGATCCCGACGTCGATGACGGTCGCGCCCGGCTTGATCCAGTCGGCCTTGATCATCTGCGGCCGGCCGACCGCCGCCACCAGGATATCGGCCTCGCGGCAGACCGCCGGCAGGTCCTGGGTGCGCGAGTGGGCGATGGTCACCGTGCAGTCGGCCTGCAGCAACAGTTGAGCGATCGGCTTTCCGACCAGCACCGAGCGGCCGACCACGACGGCGCGCTTGCCGGTCAGGTCGCCAAGGGTCTCGCGGAGCATGATCATGCAGCCGAGCGGGGTGCAAGGCACCAACGACGGCAGGCCCTGGGCCAGCCGGCCGGCGTTGACCACGTGCAGGCCGTCGACGTCCTTGGCCGGGTCGATGGCCTCGATCACCGCCTTCTCGTCCAGTCCCTTGGGCAGCGGAAGCTGCACCAGGACGCCGTGGATCGCCGGGTCCTTGTTCAACTGATCGACCAGAGCCAGGAGCTCGGCCTGGCCGACGTCGGCCGGCAGGCGATGGGTGACCGAGTGCATGCCGGCAGCCTTGGAATGCTCGCCCTTCGAGCGGACATAGACCTGGCTGGCCGGGTCCTCGCCCACCAGGACAACCGCCAGGCCGGGCTGCAGCCCGTGCTCGGCCTTGAGCCTGGCGACCTCTTGCGCCGCGGCTTCGCGCAGGCGCTCGGCCATGATCTTTCCGTCGATGATCTGTGCCTGGGACATGTGCACTCCTGGTCGGAACTGGCGCTCGCACTACCCGTTCAGCCTGCGCCGCGCAATGCGGCCCGGAGTCCGAAGTATGAGCAAGTTCAGTCAGGACTTTACGAAGTTTGCGACTGTGACAGCCCGGTGGACGGGGCGTCCGGCGGTATTCGCCGTCTGTTGCATGCTGGTGATCGGCTGGGCCATCACCGGGCCTTTATTCAAATTTTCGGACACCTGGCAGTTGGTGATCAATACTTCGACTACCATAATCACGTTCCTCATGGTGTTCCTGATCCAGAACACTCAGAACCGCGACAATAACGCCATTCACGCCAAGTTGGATGAACTGATTCGCGTTGGCAAAGCTCACAACGCCTTCATCGGCATCGAGAATTTGCCCGACAAGGAACTTGAGGCGATCCTCAAGAAGCTTGACGAGGAGGCCGAGGATATTCGCAAGATCAGCGGCGCGATCCCCGATCGCCGGGCCAAGCCAAAGGCGCCGCCGGCCTAGAGCCTCAGCCAGGCCGCCACCGCCCAGGCGTGGGAGTCGTGACGCAGGGCGGTGATCGCCTCCAGCGGCTCCAGCCAGAGCAAGGTGTGGTCGTCCTCGATCTTGAGCGAGGCGTCTTCTGCAATGAATTCAAGGCGATGGAAGCTGCTTCGATTGTTCCAGGCGACGCCTTCGGTGTTCACGAAGTACTGGTCGGCGAGGCCGAACACCTCCCCTGCCCGCACCTTCAGGCCGGCCTCCTCGCCGTACTCGCGGACCACCGCCTGGGCCGAGGTTTCGCCGGGGTCGACGCCGCCTCCAGGCAGGTCGAACCAGGTCGCGTCGTCAGGTTTCCTGACGAACACCACAGCAATCCGCCCATCGCGCGCCAGCAGGCCGAAGGCCGCCGGGCGGTCCGCATAGTCCCGGCCGGGCAGCAAGTCCCCGAATTGCGGAGGTTTTTGCGTCATCAATCGCGCCCGTAGAGCGAGTCGTAGGGGTCGGCCTTGCCGGCCAGCACATCCTCAACGCGCAGGGCCGGCCAACCGACCGTAGCGCGCGGACTGGCGCGCCATGCCGATACGATCATGTCCCGAAGCTCCGAGGCGCCGACCGCCAGCCGCTCGGCCGCGAAGGCCGCCCCGCGCGGATCGCCGCTCGCCAGTCCGCCTGCCTTTTCAAGGCGATAGAGCGGGATCACCTGGGTCGCGGTCTCGCCCAGATAGTCGACCGTCCGCTGCTCGATCGGGCAGTCGCAGGACTTCAGGGGCGTCATCTTGCTGGAAACATCGGCAGGTTTGACGCCGGCGAAGACGATATCGCCCTCGAACGGCCCGTGGATGCGGGCCCGGGTGAACCCCTCCGGATTGGGGAACTCGCCCCAGCCGTTGTAGTGGACGGTCACGTGCAACGGCTGGGCGCCGTCGCCGACATAGTGCGAAAGCTCGCCGATGGCCCCCAGGATCAGCGCCTCGCGCCGGGCGAGGTCACGGACGTACCAGGCCTTGCGGACCCGGTCCTTCTCGCGGGCGGCCATGTAGCTCAGGACGCGCCAATAGCCGAAGTCCTTGGTGAGCTGCTGGTGCTGCTCGATGATCGCATAAGGCAGATAGCCGGCCTTCCAGCTATCGAGGCCCGCGGTCTGCAGGCCCTTCTCGTAGTCGGCCCGCGTCGGCGGCAGGGGCAGGAAGGACGGGCCGCCGAGGATCTTCCCGTCCTCGTCCAGGTCGAGGAAATGAGCGGCGTCGCGGTTGTGGTCGTGGATGCGCCCGGCGCCCTTGGACCGGTCCGGCTCGCGCGACAGCTCACCGACGTCGCGCACCGCCTGGGCGTTGCGCAGGAAGGCCGGGACCTCGCCCGGCAGAGCCTGCATCGCGCTCTCGCCGACCATGCGATGGCCGCTCGACCCCCAGGCCAGCGCCTGGGCGGGCATCAGCAGCAGGGCGGCGGCGATCAGCGGAGCTTTCATGCCGCTCCGTTTAAGCGATCTTGAGCTCGCCCTCCACCCGCTTCACCCAGGCCTTCACCGCCGGATAGCGATCGAGGTCGAAGCCGCCCTCGTGGGCGACGCGGGTATAGGCCACCAGGGCGACGTCGGCGAGGCTGAGCCGGTCGCCGACGAGGAAGGCCCCTCCGGCCAGGCCGTCCTCCAGGCGCTGCAGGGCGCCATTGCCCCGCTCCACCAGCCTGGCGTCGAGATCGGCCAGCGACTTGCCGAGATAACGAACCTGGAAGCGCGCGACCGCGACATAGGGCTCGTGGCTGTACTGCTCCCAGAACATCCATTCGAACATCCTGGCGCGGAGATAGGGATCGGCGGGGATCAGGGCGGAGCCTTCCGCGAGGTGCAGGATGATCGCGTTGGACTGGGCCAGCGGACGGCCGTCGTCCAGGATCACGGTGGGCACCTGGCCGGCTGGATTGATCGCCAGGAAGGCCTGAGTCCGAGACTCACTTTTCAAAACATCGGTTTCGATCCACTCGTAAGAGAGGTCCAGGAGGTCGGCGACCCAGCGCACCTTGAGACAATTCCCGGAAATAGAATCTCCGTAGATCCGCATACGAAACCCCTTCTCTGACAAGGGGTTGATAGCGCTCGCCAAGACGCCGTGGAAGTCACGGCGCCTATATGTCGCTGTTAGAGAAACTTCACTAGGGGTTGATCCGGCGTTCGGAGTCCGGGTACGAAGGCCGCCGCTGGAAAGATCAACGACGAAGGAGCCGCCGTCATGCGACGTCGCCTCGCCGCCCTTGCCGCCCTTCCTCTCTTCCTGGGGCTGTCTCAAAGCGCGCAAGCTGCGCCCGCCAAAGACCCGCTTGGCGACCTCATCGTCTCGGCCCTGACCGGGGCCCTGCCGGGCACGCCCGAGTTCAGTATGCGGGCCACGCTCTATCACGTCGGCGCCAAGGGCGTCGGCACCCTGGACTCCCTGGGCTGCAAGGTGGTCGCGATGCGCACCGTGGCCGTGGACACCAAGGTGATCCCGCGCCGGACCAAGCTGTTCATCAAGGAAACCGTCGGCCTGCCGATGCCCGACGGCCGCGCCCATGACGGCTACTGGTACGCCACCGACACCGGCGGCGCGATCAAGGGCAACAAGATCGATCTCTTCACCGGCCATGGCTCGTCCTCGATGAAGCCGCTGATGGCCATGAACCTCGCCAAGCTGAGCGTCGCCAAGGTCGGCGAATTCAAGGGCTGCCCCCCGGCGTAAGGCGCTCTCCGCCTCCGGAGACGGGAGCGCCCTGAGCGGACCTACAGCGCGATGCCGAGGCGGTGGGCCACTTCGGCGTAGCCTTCGACGACGTCGCCGAGGTCGCGGCGGAAACGGTCCTTGTCGAGCTTCTCATTGGTCCGGCTGTCCCAGAGCCGGCAGCTATCGGGGCTGATCTCGTCGGCCAGGATGACGTGCGAGACCTCGCCCTCCCGCACGCGCCCGAACTCCAACTTGAAATCCACCAGCGTGATGCCGACCGCGCCGAACACCCCACGGAGGTCGTCGTTGATCCTGCGCGTCAGGGCCACGATGTCGTCGATCTCCTGGGTCGAAGCCCAGTTGAAGGCGGCGATGTGCTCCTCGGCCACCGGCGGGTCGTGAAGCTTGTCGTCCTTCAGGTAGAACTCGACGATCGGGCGCGGCAGGGTCTGGCCCTCCGGCAGGCCGAAGCGCTGCGAGAGCGAGCCCGCGACGATGTTGCGGCAGACCACCTCGAGCGGGATGATCTCGACTTCCCTGATCAGTTGCTCGGACAGATTGAGCCGCTTGATGAAGTGGGTCTGCACGCCGATCGAGCTCAGCCGCCGCATCACGAACTCGCTGATGCGGTTGTTGATGACGCCCTTGCCTTCGAGCACTGCGCGCTTCCGGGCGTCGAAGGCGGTCGTGTCGTCCTTGAAGAACTGGATCAGCGTGCCGGGCTCGGGGCCCTCGTAGAGGATCTTGGCCTTGCCCTCGTAGATCTTCCTGCGGCGGGCCATGCGGTCGGCGCTCAAGGATCGCCGCGCCTCGACCTCGGCCTTCAGCCTGGGCCAGCTAGGGTAGCCATGCCCCCTCGCCACCACCGCAAGCGCCTTCGAGAGGGCCACTTGCGCCACATCAGCGTCAGGGAACACGGCCAGGATCCGGTTTTGCGACGAGGGGTCACCCGATCGACAGTCCCGCTGGAGAGCCCGCGCCAAGTCGCGAAGCCGACGGAGATCAGGATTGCTGGGAAGTACGCTGCGCACGATCGTCCTCCTTTCAAGGAGCCCGAGGTCCGCATACCGGGCAGAAAGAAGGCAGGCGAAATGTGCAGTTCAGGGGCGGGCTTGAAGCCCTTTCCGCGGACCGGACGCGCGCCTGACGCGTAGATGGCCTGTATGCCATGAACCGGCATCGAGGCAATAGCTGGGTCGGAGGTTGAACGCCTCGGCAAAGCGCTGGGGGCATGCGGCGCGGACGTTGCACGGTTGAGGCATCGGTCAGCGCCAAGCGGACTCGCCGGTTGTCCGAGAAGGGTGGGGAGCGGACGCGTGGCTGTTAGGCTCCGCCGCGAGGAGCAACACATGATCTGGAATGTGATCGACAAGCGAACTCGCCCCTACCGGTGGGCGAAGATCAACGCGATTATTGAAGCGACTTGGCACGACAACACCGTCGCGGACACCGATATCGCTCCACCTCCTAGGTCCGCTGAAGAGGAGGTCACATATGACCAGCGCGAGAGCCTGAGCCTGCATGAAGCGATTACGTGGGCGAACGACCAGTCCTGCCCTGTGACTCTCTACCTGTATGACGAGGGCGCTGGCACCTCCTGAAAGGACAGAGTCTGAGGTGGGTCGGCTTCGGTCTGTCGAGACGTTCCCGCAAGCGGACCGAGAGCTAGGTCGGCTTTTCGTCCCGGGGCTTTGGTCTCCTAGTGGCGCAGTCGCGCCCAATCACACGAGAACGGCCGTTGATCTCGGCGGGAGCCTAGGGTGAAGGTTGTTTGATGAGCATGCCCCACATCGTCACCTTCTTCGCGCTGCTCACTTTCGCAGTTCCAGCTAGCGCATCAGCGGCAAAAACGGTGGAGGCGTGCGATGTGGCCGAGCGTCCTCGAGATTATCAGCGCCAGAAGTTTACAGTCGCAACTGATCTCACAATCGACATGCGTCACGGCGCTTTGTTGAATCACGAGGCCTATCCTGAATGTAAGGGCATCTTGTTTGCCGTAGTCCCCAATACGCCGGCCGCCGCGGCATATCGTGAAATTGAAGACGCGATGCTTGGGGTGACTTACTTTCGTCGGCACACGCGCCGTGCGCCCAGTGTATGGCTGGACTTGCACGGCATTAGGGTGAGAGCCACGGGCGCAATGTTCTGCAGCAGCGCCAGCGAACACGATTGCCAAATGCACGTCACCGACCTTCGAGATGTGGCGTATCCGCCGAGCTTCCCAACTGAGATGCGCCCGAGGTAGGCCTGGTTCACAAGAGTTTCGGTCGTCGCTTTGGGGTCGATTTCGGTCCCAAACCTTGTCGCCGATCGCGATGGTCACGCAAGCGGACCTTCAAAAGAGTCCGCTCTCAGCCTCACCGCCAACGTCCGCTAGTGGCGCCAAGCTGTTGCTCCGGGGCGGACTAGGTGTCCTGCCGTGAAGCGGACTCGCCGAATGGCTCTGCGGGGTGGATTGGGGACGTTGGCTCATTTCGTGAGAGCGGCGGCGGCGACTGAGATAATCTGCTCTACGAGATGTTCGGTATTGGTGCCGATGTAGGCGTCCATCCGCCAGCGAGCCTCTAAGAAATGCTGTCCGCTTGGACCTTCCAGAAACGGCACAATTTCCTCGAGCTCGGGTTCAGTGAACTCCCAATTGATGTGGCTCGCGTACTCCGCCTGCCATGTGAGCCGATGAGGTTCGTAGGCGAGCCGCAGGGCATCCAAGGTCTCGCTGAAGCTTGCTCCGGCGGCAGTAAGAAGTGGGGAGCCACCGAGCATAGCGCTCTAAGAAGCCGCCGCCGTCGATCCGCGCTTGAATACCGCTCGCTGCCATGAAGCGAGTGATGAGCGCAGTCTTGGCTGCACTCGGAGGTTCATCGATCTGAGCGGAAGTCATGCTCGTGCCGGTCCTAAAGTTGGCTGCACCCTAGCGTGACCTTGAAGGTCCGCAATGTCAGGCTATGACGTCGAGACATGTTGGCCCTTGGTCTTTGACCCGAAGCAGACTGATCAAGGGTTCGCAATGGGTCGCAAGCTGAAATGGCCCGACCGTCCACGAGCGGATCTGCCGCGTCCGCAAATCGCATTCAGGCTGAGGACTGCGGCCCGTTAGCGGCCGCTCACTCCTGGCTGCGAAGTGCGCCCAAGCCGTGGCTCCGTGCCAGCGAGCAGCCGCTTGATGTTGGCTCGATGACGAACAATCACGAACGCGGCGCCCGCGATCACCAGCACCCGATAAGGAAGGGGCTCGTCGAGGCCGCATACCAGGGCGACCGCTGTCAATGCGGCCAGCATCGAACTCACCGACATTATCCGGAAGAGAGCCAGGGTGACCCCGAAGACGGTCAAGGCGCCCAAAGCGACTGTCCACGACATTGCCGCCAGCACGCCGACGCCGGCCGCAACGGACTTGCCGCCGGTGAAGTTCAGCCAAATCGAACGGGCGTGCCCCAGCAAGACGGCAAGTCCGGCGAGACAGACGGCCCAGGCAACGAACGATGACGGCTCGACCCATGCCGCCGGCTTTGTGGCGGGCCATACTAAAAGGGCTTGGGATAGCCAGCGGATGAAGACGATCGCCGCCGCTCCCTTCAGCGCGTCTATCGCCAGCACCGCAGCGAAGGGCCGGAGCCCCAGCGTCCGAAGGACATTCGTCGCCCCAGTCGAGTTGGAGCCATGCTCCCGGATATCGATACCCTTGAGAAATTTGCCCGCCAGGAAGCCGGTCGGCGTGGAACCGAGAAGGTAGGCGATCCCCAACCCAAGCGCGCTCATCAGCCAAAAGAGCATCGGCTCCCCCCGTCCCCGTCATTGAGCACTTCCGCTTAACGGCGGATTGGAAGCAAGCTGCCACCTCTAGGGACAAACGGGGGGCCCGCGTGAAGTCCGCCTCACTGAAGCATAACGACCCTTGGAGAGGTGTTGAACAAGCAGCTTCAGGAGCTGCTCGTCGACGCATTCCCCGATTTGGAAGGCGACTACTATGGCGCAAACCCGCCAGACTGAATTTTCGTCGGCTTCGATGGGGAGCGGCCTGTCGCCCATCTAGCGGCGTACAAGCGGAAGGCGAAGCGGGACGATGATCCAATAGAGATCGGTATGATCGGCGGCGTAGCTGTCACGCCCTCGTTTCTTCACCGAAGAATCTGCGGTCGGGCTTGACCTTGACGGCGATGCTGACGATTTTCGGGACAGATATCAGGCCGCTTCGGCGGCCAGGCCGCGCCCCTGGTGGCGAACTCGGTCCGGCGTCCGTCGATAACCTGACGCCACGACAGCTCGATCCAATTCCTGGAGGCCGCCGTGGGGAACACGCCTGACACCGCTCATCACAAGCCCGCATCGGCGCTGCGCGCCTTTCTCCGGCAGGAAGCCTCGGGCGGCTACGTCCTGATGGCGGCGGCGGCCCTGGCGCTGGTGGTCGCCAACACGCCCTTGGCCGAGACCTATTTCGCGGTGCTGGACCACCATCTCGGCTTCGCGGTCGGGCCGCTGGCGCTCGAGGAAAGCGTCCTGCACTGGATCAACGACGGGCTGATGGCCGTCTTCTTCCTGCTGGTCGGGCTGGAGATCAAACGCGAGGTCCTGGACGGCCAGCTTTCGCGGCCGTCGCGGGTCGTCCTGCCCGGCCTGGCGGCGCTGGGCGGCGTCGCCGCGCCCGCGCTGATCTATCTCGCCTTCAACGCCGCCCATCCCGACAGCCGCGCGGGCTGGGCGATCCCGTCGGCCACCGACATCGCCTTCGCCCTGGGCGTCGTCGCCCTGCTGGGCGATCGGGTCCCGAGCTCGCTCAAGATCTTCCTGACCGCCATTGCGATCATGGACGACCTGGCGGCGATCCTGATCATCGCGGTCTTCTATACCGCGCAGTTGCACCTCGAGGCCTTGATGGCCGCCGGCGGCGTCATGGCGCTGCTGCTGGCGTTCAACCGGCTGCGCATCACCTCGCTCTGGCCCTATCTGATCGCCGGGCTGGCGATGTGGTTCTTCGTGCTGGAGTCCGGCGTTCACGCCACCCTGGCCGGCGTGGCCCTGGCGATGTTCATCCCCCTGCGCAGGAGCCCCGGCGCTCCGGACGACGCAGCCTCGCCGCTGCATCGATTGGAGCAGGCCCTGCACAAGCCGACCGCCTTCCTGATCGTGCCGCTGTTCGGCTTTGCGAACGCGGGGCTGTCCTTCGCGGGGGTCAGTCTGGCGAGCCTGGCCGACCCGGTTCCATTGGGCGTGGCCCTGGGTCTCTTCGTCGGGAAGCAGTTGGGCGTGTTCCTGACCGCCGCGGCGATCATCAAGCTGGGCTGGGCTCACATGCCCAGGGACGCCTCCTGGGGCCAGCTCTATGGCGTGGCCGTGTTGTGCGGCATCGGTTTCACCATGAGCCTGTTCATCGGCAATCTGGCCTTCGCCCAGGCGCACCTGATCGACCAGACGAAGATCGGGGTGCTGGTGGGATCCCTGGCCTCGGCGCTGCTCGGCCTGGCGATCCTGCGTATCGTACGCCGCGACGGCCAGAGGCCGGACTAGAGCCTTTCAGGGCTAGATGGAATCATCTAGCCCGTCGGAAAAGGCTCTACTTTCTTAGTGTTAGAGCGCGTTCGAGCGGCGAAACCGCGTACACTTTCGCCTAACGCGCTCTAGGTCCGAGCCGCGGGGCGCACCAGGAGCCTGCCTTTCATGCCCGGGTGATAGCGGCAGGTGAACGCGACGGCGCCGGGGCGCGTCAGTTCGATCCGCGCGCTTTTCCCGATGGGCAGCTCGACATCGAAGCTCTTGTCGGAGGCCGTCGCGGTGTGCACGAACATGTCGTGGTTGACCCACAGGATGGCGTCTCCGACCCGGAGATCGGAGGGGATCGGCCCAAACCTCATCTTGTCGATGACGATCGTGAAGGTCCTGGGCGGCCTGCCGGCGGCCGGAGACGCCGCCCCTGCTGCGAGGACCAATGCCGCGACGCCGATCCGGGCCAGCGCCTCGCGCCGCAGCATCACTGAAGCTCCGCGGCCACGTGCTCGGCGTGGCTCTGATGCTCAGTGAACAGGGTCAGCCCGGTCTCGAGCAGCGACTTCAGCTCGCCGTTCTGCGCCTTCGGGATGAGCGTGTCGTGCAGCGCGCCGTTGACGGTGCGGTGGAAGGCCACCTCGCCTTCGACATAGGCGCGGTCGAATTCGGCGCCCGAAAGCTTCGAAAGCTTGGCGGACTGCTCGGCGGCCTGGCTCGACAGGGCCTGGCTGGTCGCGTTGGCCTGCGGCGTGACGCCGAGCTTCTTCACCAGGGCCAGCGCCTTGTCGTTCACGGCGGCGTGGTCGCGAACCATCTCGGCGGCGAAGTCACGCACCGCCTTGTTGTCCGACTTCGCCAGGGCCTGCTTGCCGGCGTCCACGTCGATCTGGCCGGCGGTATAGGCGATGTGCGCGATCTGGGCGTCGTTCAGCGCCGGCCCCTGTGCGGCCGCAGCCCCCGAAATCGCCAGCCCGCCCACAGTCAGCGCGACGGCCAATCTTCTCAGCATGTCTTGTCCTCCGGTTCGCCCCGATCCAGCATCGGCGCTCTCCATTTGACGCCGGAGGCGCGCAAAGGCGCCCGCTTGCTTTTCCGGGCGCTTTTTCGGGGTTCGGGCGTCCAAGAGTGAGCGGGCCTGATCGAGCCGGCCTGGAGGAGTTCGTGAACGCAGCCATCCCTCACCCCGACTGTTCCGACTTGAGCGATGCGGAACTGGCCCGCCGGTTCGGCGCACGCGACCCGGCGGCGGTGCGCGCCATCACCCAGCGCCACAACCAGCGCCTGTTCCGAGCGGCCTGGGCCGTGCTACGCAATCACGCCGAGGCCGAGGACGTCGTGCAGACCACCTATGTCCGCGCCTTCGCCGCCATCGAAAGCTTCGAGGGCCGCGCCTCGCTCTCCACCTGGCTGACCCGGATCGCCCTCAACGAGGCGCTCGGCCGGGCCCGCGCCGCGCGCCGCCGCCGAGCCCGGCTCGACGCGGACTCCGTCACCGATCTCGACCAGTACCGAGAAAAGCTCATGCAAGGATCGAAGGCCCAGGACGGCCCGGAAACCGCCGCGGCGGTCAAGCAGGTGAGCAGGCTGCTGGAAGCGGCGATCGCCGGCCTGCCCACGGAATTTCGGCTGGTGTTCGTCATGCAGCAGGTCGAGGGGCTGAGCATCGAGGAGATCGCTCAAACCCTCGGCATCCTGCCGGCCACGGCCAAGACGCGCCTGGTGCGCGCCAGGCGGCGGCTTCAGCAGGCCCTCGAGGCGGACCTCAAGGACAGCCTGGCCGGCGCCTTCCCCTTCGCCGGCGCCGACTGCGCTGCGCTGACGGAGCGGACGGTCGCGGCGATCTGCGGGGACGATTGAGGTCGCAAAGGGCTGGCGCGTGACGATCGACAAACCGAACTTCTTCCTGCTGACCGGCGGGCCTGGCGTCGGCAAGACGGCGCTGATCGAGGAACTGCGCCGGCGGGGCGAGCGGGTGGTGGAGGAGACTCACCGGCGCATCATCCGCGAGGAGGTCGCCCGCGGCGGGCGCGCCCTGCCCTGGCTGGACGCGTCGGCC
This window harbors:
- the folD gene encoding bifunctional methylenetetrahydrofolate dehydrogenase/methenyltetrahydrofolate cyclohydrolase FolD — translated: MSQAQIIDGKIMAERLREAAAQEVARLKAEHGLQPGLAVVLVGEDPASQVYVRSKGEHSKAAGMHSVTHRLPADVGQAELLALVDQLNKDPAIHGVLVQLPLPKGLDEKAVIEAIDPAKDVDGLHVVNAGRLAQGLPSLVPCTPLGCMIMLRETLGDLTGKRAVVVGRSVLVGKPIAQLLLQADCTVTIAHSRTQDLPAVCREADILVAAVGRPQMIKADWIKPGATVIDVGINRVPFSDPVKAAQGKTKLVGDVAYKQALAVAGHITPVPGGVGLMTVACLLQNTVTAAKRIAGLEA
- the purC gene encoding phosphoribosylaminoimidazolesuccinocarboxamide synthase, producing MARRRKIYEGKAKILYEGPEPGTLIQFFKDDTTAFDARKRAVLEGKGVINNRISEFVMRRLSSIGVQTHFIKRLNLSEQLIREVEIIPLEVVCRNIVAGSLSQRFGLPEGQTLPRPIVEFYLKDDKLHDPPVAEEHIAAFNWASTQEIDDIVALTRRINDDLRGVFGAVGITLVDFKLEFGRVREGEVSHVILADEISPDSCRLWDSRTNEKLDKDRFRRDLGDVVEGYAEVAHRLGIAL
- a CDS encoding NUDIX domain-containing protein yields the protein MTQKPPQFGDLLPGRDYADRPAAFGLLARDGRIAVVFVRKPDDATWFDLPGGGVDPGETSAQAVVREYGEEAGLKVRAGEVFGLADQYFVNTEGVAWNNRSSFHRLEFIAEDASLKIEDDHTLLWLEPLEAITALRHDSHAWAVAAWLRL
- a CDS encoding low affinity iron permease family protein, encoding MSKFSQDFTKFATVTARWTGRPAVFAVCCMLVIGWAITGPLFKFSDTWQLVINTSTTIITFLMVFLIQNTQNRDNNAIHAKLDELIRVGKAHNAFIGIENLPDKELEAILKKLDEEAEDIRKISGAIPDRRAKPKAPPA
- a CDS encoding S1/P1 Nuclease, with the protein product MKAPLIAAALLLMPAQALAWGSSGHRMVGESAMQALPGEVPAFLRNAQAVRDVGELSREPDRSKGAGRIHDHNRDAAHFLDLDEDGKILGGPSFLPLPPTRADYEKGLQTAGLDSWKAGYLPYAIIEQHQQLTKDFGYWRVLSYMAAREKDRVRKAWYVRDLARREALILGAIGELSHYVGDGAQPLHVTVHYNGWGEFPNPEGFTRARIHGPFEGDIVFAGVKPADVSSKMTPLKSCDCPIEQRTVDYLGETATQVIPLYRLEKAGGLASGDPRGAAFAAERLAVGASELRDMIVSAWRASPRATVGWPALRVEDVLAGKADPYDSLYGRD
- the plsY gene encoding glycerol-3-phosphate 1-O-acyltransferase PlsY, with the translated sequence MLFWLMSALGLGIAYLLGSTPTGFLAGKFLKGIDIREHGSNSTGATNVLRTLGLRPFAAVLAIDALKGAAAIVFIRWLSQALLVWPATKPAAWVEPSSFVAWAVCLAGLAVLLGHARSIWLNFTGGKSVAAGVGVLAAMSWTVALGALTVFGVTLALFRIMSVSSMLAALTAVALVCGLDEPLPYRVLVIAGAAFVIVRHRANIKRLLAGTEPRLGRTSQPGVSGR
- a CDS encoding glutathione S-transferase family protein, with amino-acid sequence MRIYGDSISGNCLKVRWVADLLDLSYEWIETDVLKSESRTQAFLAINPAGQVPTVILDDGRPLAQSNAIILHLAEGSALIPADPYLRARMFEWMFWEQYSHEPYVAVARFQVRYLGKSLADLDARLVERGNGALQRLEDGLAGGAFLVGDRLSLADVALVAYTRVAHEGGFDLDRYPAVKAWVKRVEGELKIA
- a CDS encoding 3D domain-containing protein — protein: MRRRLAALAALPLFLGLSQSAQAAPAKDPLGDLIVSALTGALPGTPEFSMRATLYHVGAKGVGTLDSLGCKVVAMRTVAVDTKVIPRRTKLFIKETVGLPMPDGRAHDGYWYATDTGGAIKGNKIDLFTGHGSSSMKPLMAMNLAKLSVAKVGEFKGCPPA
- the nhaA gene encoding Na+/H+ antiporter NhaA, encoding MGNTPDTAHHKPASALRAFLRQEASGGYVLMAAAALALVVANTPLAETYFAVLDHHLGFAVGPLALEESVLHWINDGLMAVFFLLVGLEIKREVLDGQLSRPSRVVLPGLAALGGVAAPALIYLAFNAAHPDSRAGWAIPSATDIAFALGVVALLGDRVPSSLKIFLTAIAIMDDLAAILIIAVFYTAQLHLEALMAAGGVMALLLAFNRLRITSLWPYLIAGLAMWFFVLESGVHATLAGVALAMFIPLRRSPGAPDDAASPLHRLEQALHKPTAFLIVPLFGFANAGLSFAGVSLASLADPVPLGVALGLFVGKQLGVFLTAAAIIKLGWAHMPRDASWGQLYGVAVLCGIGFTMSLFIGNLAFAQAHLIDQTKIGVLVGSLASALLGLAILRIVRRDGQRPD
- a CDS encoding cupredoxin domain-containing protein yields the protein MLRREALARIGVAALVLAAGAASPAAGRPPRTFTIVIDKMRFGPIPSDLRVGDAILWVNHDMFVHTATASDKSFDVELPIGKSARIELTRPGAVAFTCRYHPGMKGRLLVRPAART
- a CDS encoding DUF4142 domain-containing protein, yielding MLRRLAVALTVGGLAISGAAAAQGPALNDAQIAHIAYTAGQIDVDAGKQALAKSDNKAVRDFAAEMVRDHAAVNDKALALVKKLGVTPQANATSQALSSQAAEQSAKLSKLSGAEFDRAYVEGEVAFHRTVNGALHDTLIPKAQNGELKSLLETGLTLFTEHQSHAEHVAAELQ
- a CDS encoding RNA polymerase sigma factor — protein: MNAAIPHPDCSDLSDAELARRFGARDPAAVRAITQRHNQRLFRAAWAVLRNHAEAEDVVQTTYVRAFAAIESFEGRASLSTWLTRIALNEALGRARAARRRRARLDADSVTDLDQYREKLMQGSKAQDGPETAAAVKQVSRLLEAAIAGLPTEFRLVFVMQQVEGLSIEEIAQTLGILPATAKTRLVRARRRLQQALEADLKDSLAGAFPFAGADCAALTERTVAAICGDD